A window of Pirellulales bacterium genomic DNA:
CGATCTTCCAGTCCACCCACAATTCAAAATCGCCGTAATCCTTGACGGTGGCGAGACTGCTGCCTTGCCCGTCGAAAACGAGCACACCGTCGCGCACGCTCCAGTGTTTGCGCATCTCGATGTCTGCTTCTCGTTGCGCTTTGGCCAGTTGGCCAGGCGACGCCTTCGCGCGCTTCGCGGCATTATCGAGCGGCGGGGCGAGCACGCCCTTCCAACCAGTCAGGTCTTTGCCGTTGAAGAGAGCCACAAAGCCGTCGGGCGGAACATTGTCTGCGGCAGGGGAATCGGGCCACGCTTCAAGCTTCGTTACCTGTTTCGCCTTGGTGTCATAGGTGACCTCCACCTTTTGCCCGGCCTCGAAGCGATGCAGGCCCGAGACTTGGCCATCGAAGAGAATCTTGGTGGCGCCGCCGAGTTTGAACTTGGCGGTCTTTTCGCCTGTCGCGGTTTTTCGGCGAACGGTAATTGTGTCCGAGGACCGATCGACCGCGTCAATGACGCCCGTGGCCGTCACCGTTTCCGCGGAGAGCGACTTGCTGAAGGAAAAAAGCAGCGATGCTGCGACGGCGATTCGGACGATTTTCGGCATTTAACGTGGCGTGACGGTAATGTTCCTAAACTTTGCTCCGGTGACTCCGTGCGACTGCAGGGCGATCGGCCCTCGGTTCGGCTCATCTTTGAACGGGGCACCCTGGGTGACACCTTTGAGCTTCGCCTCTCGGATTACGGTCACCTCGTTCATACGGACCGTCACGGTCTTGCCCTCGATCCGCACGTCGAGCGTGTTCCACTGGTTCGGTCCTTTGTAGACGTCGCGCGAAGGAGCGGTTTGCCCGTAGATCGCCCCACAGCGCTGCACGGGCTTGGGTGGACGGCCCTGCACCCTGGCGGCCGAGTCGATGAGCTGAATCTCGTACCGGCCGCGCAAATAAATGCCGGAGTTGCACTCGGGCGGCAGCGAAAACTCCAGGTGCAGGTCGAAATCGCCAAACTCTTCTTTCGTCGCCAACCACGGCCCCTGAGCATAGTTGACCAGCACACCGTCTTCGACCAGCCACTTTGGCGTATCGTTCGATCCGTATGCCCGCCAGCCATCGAGCGAATCGCCCACGAGCGAGCGTGCAGCGGCGGCGGCACTCACGCCGACATTAATGGGCGTAAGCCGAACGTTACGGTATTCGATCGCCGACGATTGACTGCGCAGGCAGATCGCGCCTTGCTTTGCACGAGCGCCGCTACCCTCGTTGACCTGTTTGCCATTGACGCTCACGGTGATACGGTCGCTTTGGCAACGGATCGTGATACTGTTCCATTCACCGTGTTGATTCAGCTCCGGCTCACGCATTACATCGAGCAGTTGTGTACCTTCGCCGACTGCTCGCTTCTTGCCGTTTGCCAGCGGTGTTCCATAGCAAATAAAAGCTCCAGTGTGTTCTTCGGAAAGGTCGACCTCGATTCCGCGCGGGTCGATGCCCCAGGAATGGATGCCCGAGGCACGAATGACGACACCGCCGCCGTTTGGGTCGCGCTGCGCGCCGGGCACGAACCGCCACTCCAGCGAGAGAACGAAATCGTCATATTTCCCGGCGCTTTCCAACCAGGTATGTCCTTTTCCGGTGGCAAAGAGCACATGGCGCTGGGCGTCTGCGCCCCAGCACTCGTCAAAGCGAAGGTCCGCATTGATTCGCTTCAGCTTCGGCGCCGTCACAAAACTCCATCCCTCCAGGTCGTCGCCGTTGAAGAGCGGCACACCGCCGGCGGCAGCCGCACTGTCTCGCCCTTGCGCGGCGCGCCGGACGATTCGGATTCTTGTAATCGCCTTCGATTCCGTGTCGTAGGCGAGCTCGACATGATCTCCCTTCGCCAGAGATCCAAGCTCGGTGGGCTGCGCCGTCTCGTCGACAATTCGGGCCGCCGTCCCGACAGTCAGCGTGGCCGTCTTTTCGCCGTTCACCGTTTTGCGGCGCACCGTCACCGTTCCCCGCGCGGCGTCGACCGCTTCAACGGTGCCGGTCGCGGAAACAGTCTCGGCAATCGCCGATGGACCCGAAGAAAAAATCGCAACGGTGGCAATCAGGCAGACCCATCGCTTAGTGGCATACATCATTTGGTCACTCTTAATGTCGGCCGATTCATCAGAAATTGAAAAACGGCCTCGGTCGAAGGATCGTTTGCCAGCCCGAGATTAGCGTCGATACGACGATGGTCGGTAGCTTTGGCTCCGAAGACTTGCACAAACGCGCCGGCGTTGGTCAACGCCGAGGCGAGACGCCCCGCTTGGGCCGTTGTATCGACGTTGTCGGCCACGTGCAGCAGCAGAAAGGGCGGGATTCCCTTGTCGCGGGCGACATGGTTGACGGCCGAGAAATCGCGGTGCTTCGCTGGATTGCCGCCGAACTTTTGGTCGTGGCCAAAGATCGGTTCGGGTTGGCCGAGCGCCCTGCGACGCCTGGCGGCAGTCTCGATGATGAGCGGTACGTCGTAGGTATCGCCGTCGACCGGCACGCAACCTTTGATGATGGCCAGGGAAAGCCCTTCGGCTTTGAGGTAACGTTCATCGGTGCAGACCAGCGCCGCAAGCTGGGCGCCGGCAGAATGGCCCATCACGAAGAGGCGCTCGGGGGCGCCGCCATACTGCGCAACGTGGTCATGCACCCAGCGGATCGACTTGGCAACGTCGCCGACGATTGCGGCCATCTCGACTGCCGGCATAAGCCGATAGTTCATGGAAACGAAGATGAACCGCTTTTCGTTGAAGGCCCCCGGTTTGCCGTTCACCTCCGATTTGTCACCCGTTTGCCAACCGCCGCCGTGTATCCAGAGAATCACGGGCAATTTGTCCGCGTTTGGCGGAGCGTAGATATCGAGCGTCTGGAGCTGGTCGGAAGGTTCCGCGTAGGGCAGATCGCGGTTGAACTGCGGAACTGCTTGTCCAGCAGTGGAAGGGCTGCCGGCGTTCCACGACCATGCTTCCAGCTTGGTGACCTGCTTCGCCTTCGTGTCGTAAACGATGGAGACTTTCTGGCCCACCGCGAATTGGTGTAGTCCGGATACGGCGCCATCGAAAAGAACCTTCGTAGCACGCGTGATTTTGAACTGCGCCGATTTTTCGCCCGTGGCAGTCTTGCGGCGAACGGTGATGGTGCCCGCCGTGGCATCGACGGATTCCATGATGCCGGTGGCCGATACAGTTTCGGCGCGGAGCGGGGCTGCAAAGGAAAGCAGCACGAGGGTGCCGGATAGAATCCGTATCGTGTCAGACATGGCCGTTCTCCGTTTTTCAGTGCGGCGGCGCGAAATTCTTGCCGACCGTTCGTTTCAAGCGAATGTTCTTGAACTGGACCGTCATCGGCGGACCAGCGTGAAGCTGCAAGGCGACCACGCCGCTCATCTTCCGCCGCTGGCGATCGTTGTCGGTCACGTCGATCATCTGTTTGCCATTGATGAAGTGCTGCAAACGGTTGCCTTGGGCGACGATCGTGCAGTCGTTCCAGCCTTCTTTCTTGATCGCCCTTTGTAGCTCGGCCGAGTCGCCGACAGCCCCGGTCACTTGCGGCTGATGGTTATCTCCAACGGTTGTATTTTGTCCTCGCTGGGCCAGAATTCCGCGGCCCCCCTCCTCGAACAGAACGCCCGAATACTTGTCGCCGACTTCAATATCGCACTGGTAACCCGTAACGACGTGATCACCTAGATCGCTACTGCGATATTGGACGCCCGAATTCCCGGCCAGAATGCGATAGGAGAGCCGTAGCTCGAAATCGCCGACGTTGCCCTGCCGCCAGATGATGAAGGTATTTCGGTTGGCTAGGTTTCCGGGTGTCGTCTGACCCGTGATGGCACCGTTCTTGACCGTCCAGAACTTCGGATCGCCGTCCCAGCCGTCGAGGTCATTGCCGTTGAAGATCGGCTCGAAGTCGGCCTCGTCGTCGGCCACGGACGAATCGCCGGACGGCTTCGCAGGCGAGACGGTGATGGAGATCACTTGCTTCGCGGCGGTATCGTAGTTAACTGTGATCGTCTGGCCGGCCTTCAACCAGGATAAGTCGTTGCGGCGGCCGTCGACGAGCACCTCCACTTGGGGAGCGACTGTGAGCGTGGCGGTTTTCTCGCCTTTGGCGGTCTTTCGGCGGACCGTTATTGTGCGCGCCTTGGCATCGACTCCTTCG
This region includes:
- a CDS encoding DUF1080 domain-containing protein — translated: MMYATKRWVCLIATVAIFSSGPSAIAETVSATGTVEAVDAARGTVTVRRKTVNGEKTATLTVGTAARIVDETAQPTELGSLAKGDHVELAYDTESKAITRIRIVRRAAQGRDSAAAAGGVPLFNGDDLEGWSFVTAPKLKRINADLRFDECWGADAQRHVLFATGKGHTWLESAGKYDDFVLSLEWRFVPGAQRDPNGGGVVIRASGIHSWGIDPRGIEVDLSEEHTGAFICYGTPLANGKKRAVGEGTQLLDVMREPELNQHGEWNSITIRCQSDRITVSVNGKQVNEGSGARAKQGAICLRSQSSAIEYRNVRLTPINVGVSAAAAARSLVGDSLDGWRAYGSNDTPKWLVEDGVLVNYAQGPWLATKEEFGDFDLHLEFSLPPECNSGIYLRGRYEIQLIDSAARVQGRPPKPVQRCGAIYGQTAPSRDVYKGPNQWNTLDVRIEGKTVTVRMNEVTVIREAKLKGVTQGAPFKDEPNRGPIALQSHGVTGAKFRNITVTPR
- a CDS encoding alpha/beta hydrolase → MSDTIRILSGTLVLLSFAAPLRAETVSATGIMESVDATAGTITVRRKTATGEKSAQFKITRATKVLFDGAVSGLHQFAVGQKVSIVYDTKAKQVTKLEAWSWNAGSPSTAGQAVPQFNRDLPYAEPSDQLQTLDIYAPPNADKLPVILWIHGGGWQTGDKSEVNGKPGAFNEKRFIFVSMNYRLMPAVEMAAIVGDVAKSIRWVHDHVAQYGGAPERLFVMGHSAGAQLAALVCTDERYLKAEGLSLAIIKGCVPVDGDTYDVPLIIETAARRRRALGQPEPIFGHDQKFGGNPAKHRDFSAVNHVARDKGIPPFLLLHVADNVDTTAQAGRLASALTNAGAFVQVFGAKATDHRRIDANLGLANDPSTEAVFQFLMNRPTLRVTK
- a CDS encoding DUF1080 domain-containing protein; translation: MRIRLIAIACIVLFLGAPLFAETATATGIIEGVDAKARTITVRRKTAKGEKTATLTVAPQVEVLVDGRRNDLSWLKAGQTITVNYDTAAKQVISITVSPAKPSGDSSVADDEADFEPIFNGNDLDGWDGDPKFWTVKNGAITGQTTPGNLANRNTFIIWRQGNVGDFELRLSYRILAGNSGVQYRSSDLGDHVVTGYQCDIEVGDKYSGVLFEEGGRGILAQRGQNTTVGDNHQPQVTGAVGDSAELQRAIKKEGWNDCTIVAQGNRLQHFINGKQMIDVTDNDRQRRKMSGVVALQLHAGPPMTVQFKNIRLKRTVGKNFAPPH